In one Brassica oleracea var. oleracea cultivar TO1000 chromosome C9, BOL, whole genome shotgun sequence genomic region, the following are encoded:
- the LOC106314972 gene encoding uncharacterized protein LOC106314972: MMQQLLQGQQVQAKALNQLAQTVESVKRQQETLPERTDKNPRTEHCNAIEQSFAETAPGAEERAEQSASSGVTAPSEPAETPPSRVYVPKVPYPIPPRHLMDPISEEQLIGFNKMVRRLPKELAFEDALQIRPLLKFFRNCRETQEEIKVLYAKALSTPALKVLLKVDDHGKFIFPCSIAGTTFKDALCDSGSCVNLVSKAIVDDLGIADVEHSQLTLTFANSSRAVPYGTICSLHVQVGECIVPVVFQVVEMNKDHEMPLIFGRTFMATDCFVSGVLGLDLFSAPDFY; encoded by the exons ATGATGCAACAGCTGTTGCAGGGTCAGCAGGTTCAGGCTAAGGCGTTGAATCAG CTTGCTCAAACAGTTGAGAGTGTCAAGAGGCAACAAGAGACGCTCCCTGAAAGAACTGATAAAAATCCTAGGACTGAGCACTGTAATGCAATAGAGCAGTCGTTCGCTGAGACTGCTCCAGGCGCAGAAGAGAGAGCAGAGCAGTCTGCTAGCTCTGGAGTGACTGCTCCTAGCGAACCTGCTGAGACTCCACCATCTCGAGTCTATGTTCCCAAGGTTCCCTATCCAATTCCACCTAGACATCTGATGGATCCCATTAGTGAAGAGCAGCTGATAGGTTTTAACAAGATGGTGAGAAGGCTTCCTAAAGAACTTGCATTTGAAGATGCTCTGCAGATTCGTCCATTGCTCAAGTTTTTTAGAAACTGTAGAGAGACTCAAGAGGAGATCAAGGTCCTCTATGCCAAAGCTCTGTCTACACCAGCACTGAAGGTATTGCTTAAGGTTGATGATCATGGAAAGTTTATTTTCCCATGTTCCATCGCAGGAACAACCTTCAAGGACGCTCTTTGTGACTCTGGTTCTTGTGTGAATCTCGTCTCAAAGGCTATTGTAGACGATTTGGGTATTGCTGATGTTGAGCATTCTCAGCTGACCCTGACCTTTGCAAACTCTTCCAGAGCAGTCCCATATGGAACCATCTGCAGCCTTCATGTTCAAGTAGGGGAATGCATTGTTCCTGTTGTGTTTCAAGTTGTTGAGATGAACAAGGATCATGAGATGCCTTTGATATTTGGAAGGACATTCATGGCTACT GATTGCTTTGTTTCAGGTGTACTCGGTCTTGATCTCTTTTCAGCTCCGGACTTCTATTGA